In Janthinobacterium sp. B9-8, the genomic stretch TATACAAGCACGTCGAAACACGTGATCTCTCAATAGTTTAAATACTGCATGCCACCAGAATGAAATGACAGCATGCAGCCCAATGATCATTATGGTGTCAGAACAAAATGATCCACACTTGAAGGGGTTTCATCCCTTACCCCATCAATATTTAGCCTAAGTTGCTCATGCTTAGCTGCAATTGCTGCAATAATCCGCGGCTTCATCAGCTGAGCCACAGCAGCGAATACCGGCACCACTACCGAGTTACCAAACTGTTTATAGGCTTGAGTGTCGGAAACAGGAATTTGGAAGTCATCACTACTAGGACTGTCATATCCCATTAATCGAGCACACTCGCGAGGCGTCAAGCGACGTGGCCGATATTTCACATTAAGTGGATCGTGGAAGTCTTTGTGAACATCAAAACCTCGATCAATTAGAATTTCCGAACCGTCTTTGTAATAACGGGCAGAAAGTGTCCGCGTGATATCTTGTTCGCCCACTAAGCCATAACCAAAACCATTACCCTTTGCTTTATGCTTAATTGAATAATTAAACAGATACTCCCAAAGTTTCTCGGTCAGGATATATTTGTTATCCACCTTTGCTTCCAGAATATCCCCCAATACAAGTTTCTTTTTTGGAAAATACTGGCGAATATCACGCAAGGTGAAGCCATTATGACTATTCAAATCCTTACGAAAACCAACTAGTGCAATCCTTTCTCGGTGCTGAGGGACAAAGTGCTGGCCATCAATTACTTTAGGGTCTGATACCCCTTCATATTCAGCATCAGCCACCCAATAGCCCAGCTCATCCAATGCTTCCATGATGACTTTAAACGTCTTGCCTTTATCATGACTTTTTAGATTTTTGACATTTTCCAGCAAGAAAGCCACAGGCCGTTTAACTTCTAAAATTTTAGCCACATCAAAGAATAAAGTGCCTTGCGTTTTGCACTCAAAACCATGGGCTCGACCAAGAGAATTCTTTTTAGAAACGCCTGCTATCGAAAATGGCTGGCATGGAAAACCAGCCAGCAATACATCATGATCTGGAACCATCCGATTAATATTTTGAATCACTTCATCATCAGTGGCATCCGCTTTATCACTCAACGTGATTCTACGAATATCATCGTTAAAACGATGAATTGGATCTGCATAGTGATTCGCTTTATATGTTTTAACAGAATACTCATTCCATTCACTGGTCAATACGCAGCGCCCACCAGCCTCTTCAAAACCACGGCGAATGCCGCCGATCCCAGCAAATAAATCAATAAAATCAAAATCAGCTCGTTGATAATGCGCTGGACGCTTAGGCAACAATGCCTGTAAAGCTTCATATTCATGATGAATTAATCGCGGTACAGCCTTACCATTCATCCAGCGATTGATCGTTTCACGGCAACGGTCGTTGCCCGGTGCAATTTGGTTAAGATAGCTAGCAATGTATTTCTGGTCGTATATTTCCAAGACCGCCTTCAGCAAGGCAAGGTCTTCTTGTTGCGTTTTCATTTCAATTCCAACTGGGTCAAACGTGTGACAAAATATCACTCAAATGTCCCTTTGTCATGTAAATTTGATATTTTGATTTTGTTTATACATAATCATTAAAAACAGATTACAAGTGATGGTGTGAACATGACAATGGTAAAAAAAAGAGGAGGGTTGCGACTCGGGGCCGGTAGAAAACCATTAAGTACAAGCCCATTAACGGCTGTAGTCTCCGTACGAGTTACACCCGAAGAGGCGGTGCGTTTTAAGAAACTAGGTGGTTCGGCATGGCTTAGGGAAAAATTAAAGGATTGCAAAGAAGAGTAAATCATTACAACAATCTTTATCCCTGTGTATGAAGCAGCCCCTTTTATCCAAATATGTAACTGATATGTAACTGATAACAAAATGGTGACAAAATGAGTAACGTAACAACATGGCCCTATGAAGAAACCCATCTAGGGTATGAAATAGAAATTGATGCAAATGAAGATAAATACCGAGGTGGTTTCGCATGGTCGATACGCAAAGATGAAGGCGAGTTTGATTGTGGCTTGGCTAACAGTGTTCAAGACGCATTAGACGAAGCTCGCAAAGCCATCGCCGTTTTAAAAAAAGAGATACGTAATCCTCACGGAAAAGTCTTCCTCGCTTTCAACGCCCCACGATTCCCTCTGAGACCCCCTGAATTATTGAATTCGACAATTAATATGCTCCAATAATT encodes the following:
- the dcm gene encoding DNA (cytosine-5-)-methyltransferase gives rise to the protein MKTQQEDLALLKAVLEIYDQKYIASYLNQIAPGNDRCRETINRWMNGKAVPRLIHHEYEALQALLPKRPAHYQRADFDFIDLFAGIGGIRRGFEEAGGRCVLTSEWNEYSVKTYKANHYADPIHRFNDDIRRITLSDKADATDDEVIQNINRMVPDHDVLLAGFPCQPFSIAGVSKKNSLGRAHGFECKTQGTLFFDVAKILEVKRPVAFLLENVKNLKSHDKGKTFKVIMEALDELGYWVADAEYEGVSDPKVIDGQHFVPQHRERIALVGFRKDLNSHNGFTLRDIRQYFPKKKLVLGDILEAKVDNKYILTEKLWEYLFNYSIKHKAKGNGFGYGLVGEQDITRTLSARYYKDGSEILIDRGFDVHKDFHDPLNVKYRPRRLTPRECARLMGYDSPSSDDFQIPVSDTQAYKQFGNSVVVPVFAAVAQLMKPRIIAAIAAKHEQLRLNIDGVRDETPSSVDHFVLTP